In a genomic window of Verrucomicrobiota bacterium:
- the cobN gene encoding cobaltochelatase subunit CobN — protein sequence MHWTNSQGGGLDAERELILIDQTPGEIVFLSAADTDLACVAGTWYQRFGARLRIAQAAPLRQPVAADDYVEKVLRHARVVVARLLGGEGYFPHLLQALAGLRDETVRPKLILLSGTDTPDETLTALSDFPPAICDRMFEFFKHGGRENLARAAEALDALLAGGGISLPEAVPMPESGIYCRSGLANPMRAWVCFYRAWHQTGDLAVVDALQTALEEKGFAVTSFFTFSLRSPRAQRQLLDLATGSAPDIILTMQSFSICPDADERLSFLEQIGCPVLQAPVSANGRETWLVRPAGLPPAEVAMNVALPEIDGRVFGCLTGFKENDRTIAALEFTLKRLEPDLEQLNFAVEQACRWARLRRKVNAEKKVALILSNYPNRDGRIGNGVGLDTPASALKLLQALREDGYAVGPLPESPDELMQWLRAGPTNDPEQSYGKTAALAFPAGKLRAALEGLPPARAAELRKHWPEEIGGEDAPVAGVQLGNVFIGIQPPRGFGLQTQAVYHSPDLPPPPQYLAFYLWIREEFRADAVVHLGKHGNLEWLPGRSVGLGPDDYPRICLGPLPLIYPFIVNNPGEGAQAKRRSAAVIIDHLTPPIVRAGLYAELEKMERLLEEYAHSMTLYPPRAAEIRRRIEGLLASVAWRDELPAAGSRLEAIGNFLCELKESQIRSGLHILGEAPTGEKEIDFLLSLLRTPLPVPGAPDAKALGLLELLHGATEPLDPLTLSAAERDALESRAHEWVRSACKQPPETPAESDETDGLRNLRRMVRQRLRPRLAQCGQEISNVLRALSGRFIAPGPAGAPTRGRLDVLPTGRNFFSLDPRIIPTPTAWRCGRTLGDLLLERHRQMHGEYPRKVALVLWGTSNMRTGGDDIAQALWLWGCEPVWEEASGRVVDFRILPASLLGRPRVDLLLRVSGLFRDAFGDAMRLLATVPKRLAELDEPAEVNPVREAWLRDRALLVGQGVAPREAGRRACLRVFSSGPGCYGAGLLPLLDGGNWETREDIANVFCRWGGHAYDSAGQAEDQRSLLEWRLREIEVVHQNQDNAEHDVLDSDDYFQFQGGLRAAVEAVRGKAPATYHGDSSRPERPKVRALREELVRVIRARVLNPRWIEAMRRHGYKGAFEFAATVDYLFGYGATTGLVSDHHYEEVARTLLLAPAQKEFFSRHNPEALKEAAERLLEAKERGVWRSPSPDTVAELEATVLEIGGQLE from the coding sequence ATGCATTGGACTAATAGCCAGGGGGGCGGCCTCGACGCCGAACGCGAGCTCATCCTCATCGACCAGACGCCAGGGGAAATCGTCTTTCTCAGCGCTGCCGATACCGACCTCGCCTGCGTCGCCGGCACTTGGTACCAGCGGTTTGGCGCCCGGTTGCGGATCGCGCAGGCGGCACCGCTGCGCCAACCGGTGGCGGCCGACGATTACGTCGAAAAAGTACTCCGCCATGCCCGGGTGGTCGTGGCGCGGCTGCTCGGCGGCGAAGGCTATTTCCCTCATCTCCTGCAAGCGCTCGCCGGTTTGCGCGACGAAACCGTCCGTCCGAAGCTGATCCTGCTCTCCGGAACCGACACCCCGGATGAAACCCTGACGGCCCTCAGCGATTTTCCCCCCGCGATTTGCGACCGCATGTTTGAGTTTTTTAAACATGGGGGCCGGGAAAACCTCGCCCGGGCCGCAGAGGCACTGGACGCGCTGCTCGCAGGCGGAGGTATCTCCTTGCCCGAGGCCGTGCCCATGCCGGAAAGCGGGATTTATTGCCGTTCAGGCCTGGCGAACCCCATGCGCGCGTGGGTTTGCTTTTACCGGGCCTGGCATCAGACCGGGGATCTCGCGGTGGTCGATGCGCTCCAGACCGCCCTCGAGGAGAAAGGCTTCGCGGTGACTTCGTTTTTCACGTTTTCTCTGCGTTCGCCTCGCGCCCAACGGCAATTGCTGGACCTGGCGACCGGCTCCGCCCCGGACATCATCCTGACGATGCAAAGCTTCTCCATCTGCCCCGACGCAGACGAACGGTTGTCGTTCCTCGAGCAGATCGGCTGCCCGGTCTTGCAGGCGCCCGTCAGCGCAAATGGACGCGAGACGTGGCTCGTCCGACCGGCCGGCCTGCCGCCCGCGGAGGTCGCGATGAACGTCGCATTGCCGGAGATTGATGGACGGGTGTTCGGTTGCCTGACCGGATTCAAGGAGAACGATCGCACCATTGCCGCGCTGGAATTTACCCTGAAGCGCCTGGAGCCGGACCTCGAGCAGCTGAATTTTGCGGTTGAACAAGCCTGCCGGTGGGCGCGGCTGCGGCGTAAAGTTAATGCGGAAAAGAAGGTCGCCCTGATCCTCTCCAACTACCCGAACCGCGACGGGCGAATCGGTAACGGCGTGGGGCTTGATACCCCCGCCAGCGCCTTGAAGCTGCTGCAAGCGCTTCGCGAAGACGGCTACGCGGTTGGACCATTGCCCGAATCCCCGGACGAACTGATGCAATGGCTGCGCGCAGGTCCGACCAACGACCCGGAGCAGTCGTACGGCAAAACTGCAGCCCTGGCTTTCCCAGCGGGGAAGCTCCGGGCTGCGCTGGAAGGTCTGCCGCCGGCCCGGGCGGCGGAATTGCGCAAACATTGGCCCGAGGAGATAGGCGGAGAGGACGCGCCGGTGGCCGGCGTGCAGCTTGGCAATGTCTTCATCGGGATTCAACCGCCGCGTGGATTCGGTCTGCAAACGCAGGCGGTTTATCACAGCCCCGATCTCCCCCCGCCCCCGCAGTATCTGGCATTTTACCTCTGGATCCGGGAAGAGTTCCGCGCCGATGCGGTGGTGCACCTCGGCAAACATGGCAACCTCGAATGGCTGCCGGGTCGCAGCGTGGGCCTTGGCCCGGATGATTACCCCAGGATCTGTCTCGGGCCGTTGCCGTTGATCTATCCGTTCATCGTAAACAATCCCGGTGAAGGCGCCCAGGCCAAACGCCGGTCCGCAGCCGTGATCATCGATCACCTGACGCCCCCGATCGTTCGGGCGGGTCTCTATGCCGAGTTGGAAAAAATGGAGCGTTTGCTCGAGGAGTACGCTCACAGCATGACCTTGTATCCGCCGCGTGCGGCGGAGATCCGGCGCCGGATCGAGGGCCTGCTTGCTTCGGTGGCGTGGAGGGATGAGCTGCCCGCGGCCGGTTCGCGCCTCGAGGCGATCGGCAATTTTCTGTGCGAACTCAAGGAAAGCCAGATCCGGTCCGGGCTGCACATCCTCGGCGAAGCGCCCACGGGCGAAAAAGAAATCGATTTCCTGCTGAGCCTGCTGCGGACGCCGCTGCCCGTTCCGGGTGCGCCCGATGCGAAAGCGCTCGGTCTGCTCGAACTTTTGCACGGCGCGACGGAGCCCTTGGACCCGCTCACGCTGTCCGCGGCGGAACGCGATGCCCTGGAAAGCCGGGCGCATGAATGGGTGCGCAGCGCGTGCAAGCAACCACCCGAGACGCCTGCCGAGAGTGATGAAACCGACGGCCTTCGTAACCTGCGGCGGATGGTCCGGCAACGGCTCCGGCCGCGCCTGGCGCAGTGCGGCCAGGAAATCTCAAACGTGCTCAGGGCCCTCAGCGGCAGGTTCATAGCCCCGGGACCGGCGGGTGCGCCGACCCGGGGACGGCTCGACGTGCTGCCGACCGGGCGGAATTTTTTCTCGCTCGATCCCCGGATCATCCCGACACCGACCGCTTGGCGTTGCGGGCGGACGCTGGGCGATCTGCTGTTGGAACGGCACCGGCAAATGCACGGCGAATACCCGCGGAAGGTCGCCCTGGTGTTGTGGGGCACTTCAAACATGCGGACCGGAGGCGACGACATCGCACAGGCGCTCTGGCTGTGGGGTTGCGAACCCGTTTGGGAGGAAGCGTCGGGCCGCGTCGTCGATTTTCGGATTCTCCCGGCGAGCTTGCTCGGCCGGCCGCGCGTGGACCTGCTGTTGCGCGTGTCCGGGCTGTTCCGTGACGCCTTTGGGGACGCGATGCGCCTCCTGGCCACGGTGCCGAAACGCCTCGCCGAACTCGACGAACCGGCCGAGGTTAACCCGGTCCGGGAGGCTTGGCTGCGCGACCGTGCCTTGCTCGTCGGGCAGGGCGTCGCACCGCGAGAAGCCGGGCGCCGCGCCTGCCTGCGCGTTTTCAGTTCCGGACCCGGCTGTTATGGGGCGGGTTTGCTGCCCCTCCTGGACGGCGGCAACTGGGAAACCCGTGAAGACATCGCAAACGTTTTCTGCCGCTGGGGCGGCCATGCGTACGACAGTGCCGGGCAGGCCGAGGATCAGCGCTCGTTGCTCGAATGGCGGCTGCGCGAGATCGAAGTCGTCCACCAGAACCAGGACAATGCCGAGCACGATGTGCTCGATTCGGATGACTATTTCCAATTCCAGGGCGGGCTGCGGGCGGCGGTTGAGGCCGTTCGCGGCAAAGCACCGGCAACTTATCACGGTGATTCGAGCAGGCCCGAACGGCCCAAGGTGCGCGCGCTCCGGGAGGAACTCGTCCGGGTGATCCGTGCCCGCGTCCTGAACCCCCGCTGGATCGAAGCCATGCGGCGGCACGGCTACAAAGGCGCCTTCGAGTTCGCCGCGACGGTCGATTATTTATTCGGGTACGGCGCCACCACGGGCCTGGTCTCGGATCATCACTATGAAGAGGTCGCGCGTACCCTGCTGCTGGCGCCGGCCCAGAAGGAGTTCTTTTCCCGGCATAACCCGGAAGCCCTGAAGGAGGCGGCGGAGCGCCTTCTCGAAGCGAAGGAACGCGGCGTCTGGCGCTCGCCCTCTCCAGACACCGTCGCCGAACTTGAAGCCACGGTGCTGGAGATCGGAGGGCAATTGGAGTAA
- a CDS encoding AAA family ATPase, with amino-acid sequence MDATLRFPFVAIVGMDLAKRSLIYHAIDPRIGGVLLLGPRGSAKTTLARGAAELFSTAQGEPAPFVEVPLGTTEDRLLGSVDAEALVEAGRWSHRPGLLEQANQGLLYIDEINLLPDPLSDLLLDSAATGFHRVEREGFSRTVESRYVLVGTMNPDEGDLRPQLADRFAHGVRIQTQWTEPERVEIVARRMEFDDAPGPFLERFAEPARALSARIREARKAVRSVTITDAQRRSVAQRAGQLRLEGLRAELAVLRTARSAAAFQGRRELSPGDLEEAWELCLGHREHPDRPGTAPPPRPPSHSEKSSFRQTGPATSILPAEARPEPITLPPPRPDGHAGLQDWFTTAVAFSRRMRRARCPGPAEGTTRGSINWIASLLATRIRAGSQKKPRRWVLRTRTAGRRTGVWIFLDASRSTGVGHFLQRACGRLVPVVKSKAGLGVRFHVLLLHDGATRWLVRDGSATRTQSRLLTLGQAAGKSRLTEALNALRRTQHRRRDAGYDPLIILSDGFLSPRPGENPGRAVQRFRTMLVSLTAKRKTAWLHPVPKRSAATWLPRLTAGCDVQPYEIR; translated from the coding sequence ATGGATGCTACGCTCCGTTTCCCATTTGTGGCCATCGTCGGAATGGACCTGGCAAAAAGATCGCTGATCTATCACGCGATCGACCCGCGGATCGGTGGGGTGCTGCTGCTCGGGCCGCGGGGGAGCGCCAAGACCACGCTCGCCCGCGGCGCGGCCGAATTGTTTAGCACGGCGCAGGGCGAGCCGGCACCATTTGTCGAGGTCCCGCTCGGAACGACGGAGGATCGCCTGCTCGGTTCCGTGGACGCCGAAGCCCTGGTCGAAGCGGGCCGCTGGTCGCACCGGCCCGGGCTGCTGGAACAGGCCAACCAGGGGTTGCTCTACATCGACGAAATCAACCTGCTGCCCGATCCCTTGTCCGACCTCCTGCTGGACTCCGCCGCAACCGGGTTCCACCGCGTTGAGCGCGAGGGATTCAGCCGCACCGTCGAGAGCCGTTACGTCCTGGTCGGAACCATGAACCCGGATGAGGGCGATTTACGGCCGCAACTCGCGGACCGGTTTGCGCACGGGGTGCGCATTCAAACGCAATGGACGGAACCGGAACGCGTCGAGATCGTGGCGCGCCGGATGGAATTTGACGACGCGCCGGGGCCGTTCCTGGAGCGTTTTGCTGAACCGGCCCGGGCGCTCAGCGCCCGTATTCGCGAGGCGCGTAAAGCCGTTCGTTCCGTAACGATCACCGACGCCCAAAGGCGATCGGTTGCCCAACGCGCCGGCCAATTGCGGCTCGAGGGTCTCCGCGCCGAACTGGCCGTGCTGCGAACCGCGCGCTCCGCGGCCGCTTTCCAGGGCCGGCGGGAACTGTCCCCCGGCGATCTCGAGGAAGCGTGGGAACTCTGTCTGGGGCACCGGGAGCATCCGGACCGTCCCGGCACGGCGCCCCCCCCGCGGCCGCCCTCGCATTCCGAAAAGAGCAGTTTCCGGCAAACCGGCCCCGCAACCTCGATCTTGCCGGCTGAAGCCCGCCCTGAGCCGATCACCTTACCGCCACCGAGGCCGGACGGCCATGCCGGTTTGCAGGACTGGTTCACCACGGCGGTCGCCTTTAGCCGTCGCATGCGCCGTGCCCGGTGTCCCGGTCCGGCCGAAGGGACCACGCGGGGATCGATCAACTGGATCGCCTCACTTCTCGCCACGCGAATCCGGGCCGGTTCGCAGAAAAAGCCGCGCCGTTGGGTGTTGCGGACCCGAACTGCCGGACGCCGGACCGGTGTCTGGATCTTTCTGGACGCCAGCCGCTCAACCGGGGTCGGGCATTTCCTCCAGCGCGCCTGCGGACGGCTTGTTCCCGTGGTAAAATCAAAGGCCGGCCTCGGGGTTCGATTTCACGTCCTGCTGCTGCATGACGGCGCCACGCGGTGGCTCGTCCGAGACGGGTCCGCGACACGCACCCAAAGCCGGCTGCTTACCTTGGGCCAGGCCGCCGGTAAAAGTCGCCTGACCGAGGCGTTGAACGCGCTGCGGCGAACGCAGCACCGGCGGCGCGACGCCGGATACGATCCGTTGATTATCCTCTCCGACGGTTTTCTCAGCCCGCGGCCGGGGGAAAACCCGGGTCGGGCCGTGCAACGCTTCCGCACTATGCTGGTATCCCTGACCGCAAAACGTAAAACGGCATGGCTGCATCCCGTGCCTAAACGCAGCGCGGCAACCTGGTTGCCGCGTCTCACGGCCGGATGCGACGTGCAGCCTTATGAAATCCGGTGA
- a CDS encoding Uma2 family endonuclease, whose protein sequence is MSTLTQPPPVHFNAVRRFTIEEYYRLVEAGILEEDARVELLDGQIIPMSPIGPRHEWLVRQLRRALEPQQHGRFETDKGRPLPVPDHDEPEPDLLLYRPGAADPQHHVRPADVFLVVEVSQTSLDHDLGFKANLYQRAKIPEYWVVALEHNHLHVFTLAGDRYKTRIVREGKVSPQTFPDVEIDVAALFAGA, encoded by the coding sequence ATGAGCACCCTTACTCAACCGCCCCCGGTCCACTTCAATGCCGTGCGCCGGTTCACCATCGAGGAATATTATCGGTTGGTCGAGGCCGGCATCCTTGAGGAGGACGCGCGCGTTGAGCTGCTGGACGGCCAAATCATTCCCATGTCTCCGATAGGACCCAGACACGAATGGCTGGTGAGGCAACTGCGCCGTGCTCTCGAACCGCAGCAACATGGGCGTTTTGAGACGGACAAAGGCAGGCCCTTGCCCGTCCCAGACCACGACGAGCCGGAGCCTGACCTCTTGCTCTACCGGCCTGGCGCTGCCGATCCGCAGCATCACGTGCGTCCGGCCGACGTGTTCCTAGTGGTGGAGGTCTCCCAGACCAGCCTTGATCATGACCTTGGTTTCAAAGCCAACCTCTACCAGCGTGCCAAAATCCCGGAATATTGGGTCGTCGCCCTCGAGCACAATCACTTGCATGTGTTTACGTTAGCCGGCGACCGCTACAAAACGAGGATCGTAAGGGAAGGCAAGGTATCGCCGCAGACCTTCCCTGACGTCGAAATTGATGTGGCCGCCCTGTTCGCCGGGGCCTAG
- a CDS encoding SgcJ/EcaC family oxidoreductase: MSLNTDSPPPSPSEPPALNITHAQEAQQSDALQIASLLAGQFAAWNAKDIDGYMQVFWRSPLLVYVTEGSVWTGWDQVKATVERQYPEKNNMGHAVLERLQTNIVSPETATTIEWWTVYFPAAKVHGFSTSTWRKFPEGWRVIETHTSTLEVP, translated from the coding sequence ATGTCGCTCAACACGGATTCGCCGCCGCCGTCTCCGTCAGAGCCCCCGGCGCTGAATATCACCCACGCGCAAGAGGCACAACAATCGGATGCACTGCAAATCGCTTCTTTGCTCGCCGGGCAGTTTGCCGCCTGGAATGCCAAAGACATCGATGGTTATATGCAGGTGTTTTGGCGTTCGCCGCTCCTGGTCTACGTCACCGAAGGGTCGGTCTGGACAGGTTGGGACCAGGTGAAAGCGACCGTCGAGCGCCAGTATCCGGAAAAGAACAATATGGGGCACGCCGTCCTGGAACGCCTTCAAACAAACATCGTCTCGCCTGAAACGGCAACCACGATTGAGTGGTGGACGGTCTATTTTCCAGCGGCGAAGGTTCACGGATTCAGCACTTCGACTTGGCGCAAGTTTCCCGAGGGCTGGCGCGTAATCGAAACCCACACCAGCACCTTGGAAGTCCCTTAG